Proteins encoded together in one Aurantiacibacter aquimixticola window:
- a CDS encoding TPM domain-containing protein, producing the protein MAYLSEEKHKLVSGAVSQAESTTSGEIVPVIADASDSYTDVALTWAAAVAFTAMSLFAAFPQPFLDFWDGAFAGWGHEWSTGELASMTIALGLIAFVSTWALFLIPALRFALTPAPLKAQRVRRRAVRHFKVGAEGRTHGRTGVLLYLSMREHRAEIVADEPIAVKVQAEVWGEAMADMLAEIRKGCIAEGIAAGVRDVGVVLSEHFPRGSEDKNELPDRLIEL; encoded by the coding sequence ATGGCGTATCTGAGCGAAGAGAAACACAAACTCGTCTCCGGTGCGGTCAGTCAGGCGGAAAGCACCACCAGCGGTGAGATCGTGCCGGTTATCGCCGATGCGTCCGACAGTTACACCGATGTGGCGCTGACCTGGGCGGCGGCGGTGGCCTTTACCGCGATGAGTCTGTTCGCCGCTTTCCCGCAGCCCTTCCTCGATTTCTGGGACGGGGCATTCGCCGGTTGGGGCCATGAATGGTCAACCGGAGAACTTGCCAGCATGACCATCGCGCTCGGCCTGATCGCCTTCGTGTCAACATGGGCGTTGTTCCTGATCCCGGCCCTGCGTTTCGCCCTTACACCCGCCCCACTGAAGGCGCAGCGCGTTCGCCGCCGAGCCGTGCGCCATTTCAAGGTGGGCGCGGAGGGCCGCACGCATGGCCGTACCGGCGTGCTGCTGTATCTTTCCATGCGCGAGCACCGCGCCGAAATCGTCGCCGACGAACCGATCGCGGTGAAAGTGCAGGCCGAAGTCTGGGGAGAGGCGATGGCCGACATGCTTGCGGAAATCCGCAAGGGCTGCATCGCCGAGGGGATTGCGGCGGGCGTTCGCGACGTAGGCGTCGTGCTGTCCGAGCATTTCCCGCGTGGCAGCGAGGACAAGAACGAACTGCCCGATCGCTTGATCGAGCTCTGA
- a CDS encoding TPM domain-containing protein has protein sequence MTSRLRSIALTLAALLAAIALPAAGQTYDFPERPDGPVYDGADILSAATEADLDRRLSDYNRETGNAIIVATVPSLNGSNIEPYATALFGEWGIGGEQRDTGLLLLVARDDRKMRIEVGYGLHPYFGGIMAGRVINNVITPRFKAGDFDGGVTQGVDAILDHLANSPQDAIAIEEAAEAAAQNQRRSEGGFPIGTLIWLGFIFFFFVLPMLGGRGRKRRYRRGGMGGVVGDIILWEAGKAIARGLSDGDDWGGGGGWGGGGGFGGGGGGGFGGFGGGMSGGGGASGGW, from the coding sequence GTGACCTCTAGACTACGCTCCATCGCGCTGACACTGGCGGCGCTGCTGGCCGCCATCGCCCTGCCCGCGGCGGGGCAGACTTACGACTTTCCGGAGCGCCCGGATGGCCCTGTCTATGACGGAGCGGATATTCTGTCGGCTGCGACGGAGGCCGATCTCGATCGGCGGCTGAGCGATTACAATCGCGAAACGGGCAATGCCATCATCGTCGCGACGGTGCCGTCTCTGAACGGCTCAAATATCGAACCCTATGCGACGGCGCTGTTTGGCGAGTGGGGCATTGGCGGCGAGCAGCGCGATACCGGACTGCTCCTTCTGGTGGCACGGGATGACCGCAAGATGCGCATCGAGGTCGGCTATGGGCTGCATCCCTATTTCGGCGGCATCATGGCCGGCCGCGTCATCAACAATGTCATCACGCCGCGTTTCAAGGCGGGGGATTTCGATGGCGGCGTCACGCAGGGTGTGGACGCCATCCTGGATCACCTCGCCAACAGTCCCCAGGATGCGATCGCCATCGAAGAGGCGGCAGAGGCCGCCGCACAGAACCAACGGCGCAGCGAGGGCGGCTTTCCCATCGGCACGCTGATCTGGCTTGGCTTCATATTCTTCTTCTTCGTCCTGCCCATGCTCGGTGGACGCGGTCGCAAGCGGCGCTATCGCCGCGGCGGCATGGGCGGCGTCGTCGGCGACATCATTCTGTGGGAAGCGGGCAAGGCAATCGCGCGCGGCCTTTCTGATGGCGATGATTGGGGCGGCGGTGGCGGCTGGGGCGGAGGCGGCGGTTTCGGCGGCGGCGGTGGAGGCGGCTTTGGCGGCTTCGGCGGCGGCATGTCGGGCGGCGGCGGCGCGTCGGGAGGCTGGTGA
- a CDS encoding LemA family protein, with the protein MLARPLASLARLMALVIGSLVIASCGINSVPAAEEAAKAQWGNVESALQRRSDLIPGLVEVAQAEAISERNILTEVIDARARATAINITTDDLSNPETFQNFQASQNQLTQALGQLRTVIESYPEISSSAAWSDLRVALDEANNLVNTERVRYNELARDYNTEIRTFPSTIGANIIHGSEPLEYFEASDSENPDVDLSRIIDEGQGSDTPAASNDNTQEDRAAAAN; encoded by the coding sequence ATGCTCGCTCGCCCACTCGCTTCCCTTGCCAGGCTCATGGCCCTCGTGATCGGCAGTCTTGTCATCGCCTCGTGTGGGATCAATTCCGTGCCCGCCGCCGAAGAGGCTGCGAAGGCGCAGTGGGGTAATGTCGAGAGCGCGCTGCAACGGCGCAGCGATCTGATTCCGGGTCTGGTCGAAGTCGCGCAGGCCGAAGCCATTTCGGAGCGGAACATCCTGACCGAAGTGATCGACGCCCGCGCCAGAGCCACGGCGATCAACATAACGACGGACGATCTTTCCAATCCCGAGACGTTCCAGAACTTTCAGGCCTCGCAGAACCAGCTGACGCAGGCGCTCGGCCAGCTGCGCACGGTGATCGAAAGCTATCCCGAAATCAGCAGCAGCGCCGCATGGTCGGATCTGCGCGTGGCCCTCGATGAAGCGAACAATCTCGTGAACACCGAGCGCGTTCGGTACAACGAGTTGGCGCGGGACTATAACACCGAAATCCGCACCTTTCCGTCCACCATCGGCGCCAACATCATTCACGGCTCCGAGCCGCTGGAATATTTCGAGGCGAGCGACAGCGAGAATCCCGATGTCGATCTCTCGCGCATCATTGACGAGGGTCAGGGCAGCGACACGCCTGCCGCCAGCAACGACAACACGCAAGAGGACCGCGCCGCGGCTGCCAACTGA
- the mscL gene encoding large conductance mechanosensitive channel protein MscL: protein MLNDFKEFIAKGNVMELAVAVIIGAAFGAIVTSLTDDIIMPVVGAIFGGADFSNYFILLGTPEGYAGSTSDYAALKEAGAAMIGYGAFITAIINFLILAFIIFLLVRYAKKVMAEFEEKKTEEESGPSEIDLLKEIRDELKKRP from the coding sequence ATGCTGAACGATTTCAAGGAATTCATCGCCAAGGGCAATGTCATGGAATTGGCCGTGGCTGTCATCATCGGGGCGGCATTCGGCGCGATCGTCACCTCGCTGACCGACGACATTATAATGCCGGTCGTCGGCGCGATTTTCGGCGGCGCGGATTTCTCCAACTATTTCATCCTGCTCGGCACGCCGGAAGGCTATGCCGGGTCGACCAGCGATTACGCGGCCCTGAAAGAAGCCGGCGCAGCGATGATCGGCTACGGCGCGTTCATCACCGCGATCATCAATTTCCTGATCCTCGCCTTCATCATTTTCCTGCTGGTCCGCTACGCCAAAAAGGTGATGGCGGAATTCGAAGAGAAGAAAACCGAAGAGGAAAGCGGCCCGAGCGAGATCGACCTGCTCAAGGAAATTCGCGACGAGCTGAAAAAGCGGCCCTGA
- a CDS encoding N-succinylarginine dihydrolase, which yields MSVVEINFDGIVGPSHNYAGLSLGNLAATKNAGDVSHPRAAALQGVAKMRRNMAMGLAQGFFLPLPRPNAAWLDALSANEATDPALIAGAWSASSMWTANAATVSPAADTADGRCHLTVANLVTMPHRSQEWPDTLAQLRLAFANTAHFAVHEPVPPCFGDEGAANHMRFASQHGEAGLEVFVYGRSGGPFPARQHEQASRIVARRHGVEHSLFIEQNPEAIAAGAFHNDVVAVANEHVLFTHAQAFVDPQGTYDAIRERFAGVEVVEVPSEAVSLADAVGSYLFNAQLITPPDGAMTLVVPEECRDNDAVWNWLQTMQEGHGPIRRVEVVDVRQSMANGGGPACLRLRVVADPLAVDPRFVLDSEKADRIEAVIEQWWPEKIAAADVGDDRLADTVQTARAKLLEALELSGLL from the coding sequence ATGAGCGTCGTCGAGATCAATTTCGACGGCATTGTCGGGCCAAGCCACAATTATGCCGGGCTCAGTCTCGGCAATCTCGCCGCGACGAAAAACGCTGGCGACGTCTCGCACCCGCGCGCTGCCGCGCTGCAGGGCGTTGCGAAAATGCGCCGCAACATGGCGATGGGGCTTGCGCAGGGCTTTTTCCTGCCCCTGCCACGCCCGAATGCCGCCTGGCTCGATGCGCTCTCAGCGAACGAAGCAACCGACCCGGCCCTTATCGCCGGCGCGTGGTCCGCGAGTTCGATGTGGACGGCGAACGCCGCCACGGTGAGTCCGGCGGCAGATACGGCAGACGGGCGTTGTCATCTGACCGTCGCCAACCTCGTCACCATGCCGCACCGCAGCCAGGAATGGCCGGACACGCTGGCGCAGCTTCGGCTCGCTTTTGCAAATACTGCGCATTTTGCGGTGCACGAGCCGGTTCCACCCTGCTTTGGCGATGAAGGTGCCGCAAATCATATGCGGTTTGCTTCGCAACACGGCGAAGCGGGTCTCGAAGTGTTTGTCTACGGCCGCAGCGGCGGGCCTTTTCCAGCGCGCCAGCACGAGCAGGCGAGCCGGATCGTGGCGCGCCGTCACGGCGTGGAGCATTCACTTTTCATCGAGCAGAACCCGGAAGCTATCGCCGCCGGCGCATTTCACAACGACGTGGTGGCAGTTGCCAACGAACATGTGCTTTTCACCCATGCGCAGGCCTTCGTGGATCCGCAAGGCACCTACGATGCAATCAGAGAGCGCTTTGCAGGCGTCGAGGTGGTCGAAGTACCTTCCGAAGCCGTGAGCCTTGCCGATGCTGTCGGCTCGTATCTGTTCAATGCACAACTGATCACGCCTCCCGACGGCGCGATGACGCTGGTCGTGCCGGAAGAATGCCGAGATAACGACGCCGTATGGAACTGGCTGCAGACGATGCAGGAAGGCCATGGCCCGATCAGGCGCGTCGAAGTCGTCGATGTGCGGCAGAGCATGGCCAATGGCGGCGGCCCGGCATGCCTGCGGCTTCGCGTTGTCGCCGATCCGCTAGCCGTGGATCCGCGCTTCGTTCTCGATAGCGAGAAGGCCGACCGGATCGAGGCGGTGATCGAGCAATGGTGGCCGGAAAAGATCGCTGCGGCGGATGTGGGGGACGATCGGCTTGCCGACACCGTGCAGACGGCTCGTGCGAAACTGCTGGAAGCGCTCGAACTTTCCGGACTTCTTTGA
- a CDS encoding arginine N-succinyltransferase, which yields MSFVMRAATADDLQPLYEMAKLTGGGFTNLPPDRGSLTGKLAGSDAAFARVGDDVSAETYVLVLENTESGDVRGTCQLFTAVGDQWPFYSYRITTLTQHSQELDRTVKAELLSLVNDLGGCSEVGGLFLHPGERAGGLGMLLARSRYLFIAAHRERFGDRILAELRGIIDERGGSPFWDAIGGKFFGMSFQEADEFNAIHGNQFIADLMPKHPVYIAMLGEEARKVIGLPHPSGRAAMRMLENEGFAYQGFVDIFDGGPTMLTQTDRVHTISEAHGGSIEATDLDKGEKALIAAGRLADFRCCYGARELRGDGVAIDAQAADLLRVSQGDTVWSIP from the coding sequence GTGAGCTTCGTGATGCGCGCTGCCACGGCAGACGATCTCCAGCCGCTCTACGAAATGGCGAAGTTGACAGGTGGCGGCTTCACGAACCTCCCACCGGATCGCGGCTCGTTGACCGGAAAGCTGGCTGGATCGGACGCTGCCTTCGCCCGTGTCGGCGATGATGTCTCGGCAGAGACCTACGTGCTGGTGCTCGAAAATACCGAAAGCGGAGACGTGCGTGGCACGTGCCAGCTCTTCACCGCGGTGGGTGACCAATGGCCATTCTACTCTTACCGCATCACGACCTTGACGCAGCACTCGCAGGAGCTCGATCGCACTGTGAAGGCGGAACTGCTTAGCCTGGTCAACGATCTGGGCGGGTGCAGTGAAGTCGGCGGACTATTCCTGCACCCCGGCGAGCGCGCAGGAGGGCTCGGCATGCTGCTCGCACGCAGCCGCTACCTCTTCATTGCCGCGCATCGGGAACGGTTTGGGGACCGCATCTTGGCTGAGCTCCGCGGAATCATCGACGAGCGCGGCGGATCGCCCTTCTGGGACGCGATAGGCGGCAAATTCTTCGGCATGTCCTTTCAGGAAGCCGACGAATTCAACGCGATCCACGGCAACCAGTTCATCGCCGACCTGATGCCCAAGCACCCGGTCTACATCGCAATGCTGGGCGAGGAGGCGCGCAAAGTCATCGGCCTGCCTCACCCTTCCGGAAGGGCCGCGATGCGCATGCTGGAGAATGAAGGTTTCGCCTATCAGGGCTTTGTCGATATTTTTGACGGCGGCCCGACCATGCTGACCCAGACCGATCGCGTGCACACTATATCGGAGGCCCATGGCGGATCCATCGAAGCGACCGATCTCGACAAAGGTGAGAAAGCGCTGATCGCTGCCGGTCGGCTCGCCGACTTCCGCTGTTGCTATGGCGCGAGAGAGCTGCGCGGCGATGGAGTCGCCATCGACGCCCAAGCAGCCGACCTTTTGCGGGTATCACAAGGCGACACCGTATGGAGCATCCCGTGA
- a CDS encoding hydrolase gives MKQLSKTETQLLEGIDQKRMLERTQEWAAINSGTSNLNGLAQVADRLADAFSSLPGDVNLREPARVMVVNADGKEVEKPHGQHMVCSVRPDAQRRLLLTGHMDTVFPADHPFQEQTWLDDETLNGPGTADMKAGLAIILEALTAFETSDAAASVGYDVMINSDEETGSLASAALIDELARGKLAALTYEPSALPDGTLAHARGGSGNYAVTFAGRSAHAGRNPEDGRNAVVAAADCAVRLKAMQHAELPINPAKIDGGAANNVVPDHAVLRFNIRPKSIEAGKRFALDLQAMLAELEKAHGVSVHLHGGISRPPKPVDERAQKLFDLVRDSGAALGQTIGWKSTGGVCDGNNIAANHVPVVDTMGVRGGKIHSPDEFMIVPSLTERAQLSAVVLHRLATGEAL, from the coding sequence ATGAAACAGCTTTCCAAGACAGAGACGCAGCTGCTCGAAGGCATCGATCAGAAGCGCATGCTCGAGCGGACGCAGGAATGGGCCGCTATCAATTCCGGCACTTCCAATCTCAATGGCCTGGCGCAGGTCGCCGATCGACTGGCCGATGCCTTTTCGAGCCTGCCCGGAGACGTCAATCTGCGCGAACCGGCCCGGGTAATGGTGGTGAATGCCGACGGGAAAGAGGTCGAAAAGCCGCATGGGCAGCACATGGTTTGCTCGGTCCGACCGGACGCGCAGCGCCGCCTGTTGCTGACCGGCCATATGGACACCGTCTTTCCGGCCGATCACCCCTTTCAGGAGCAGACCTGGCTGGACGACGAGACGCTGAACGGTCCCGGCACCGCCGACATGAAAGCAGGCCTTGCGATTATACTCGAAGCGCTGACAGCTTTCGAGACCAGCGATGCCGCCGCCTCGGTCGGATATGATGTCATGATCAATTCGGATGAGGAGACGGGTTCGCTCGCTTCCGCCGCGCTGATCGACGAGCTCGCGCGCGGTAAGCTTGCCGCGCTGACTTACGAGCCGTCGGCCCTGCCCGACGGAACACTCGCTCACGCCCGCGGCGGCAGTGGCAATTATGCGGTGACCTTCGCCGGACGCTCCGCCCATGCCGGTCGCAATCCGGAGGACGGGCGCAACGCTGTGGTGGCGGCGGCCGATTGCGCCGTGCGCCTGAAGGCGATGCAGCATGCAGAGCTGCCCATCAATCCGGCCAAAATCGATGGCGGCGCGGCGAATAACGTCGTGCCCGATCATGCCGTTTTGCGGTTCAACATTCGTCCGAAAAGCATCGAGGCTGGCAAACGTTTCGCGCTGGACCTGCAAGCGATGCTGGCGGAGCTCGAGAAAGCGCATGGCGTCTCAGTCCACTTGCATGGCGGCATTTCGCGGCCACCGAAACCGGTGGACGAGCGGGCGCAGAAGCTGTTCGATCTGGTGCGAGACAGCGGTGCGGCGCTTGGCCAGACAATCGGCTGGAAGAGCACGGGCGGCGTTTGCGATGGAAACAACATTGCAGCCAACCACGTGCCCGTGGTCGACACGATGGGCGTTCGTGGTGGCAAGATACACTCGCCGGACGAATTCATGATCGTCCCGAGCCTGACTGAACGCGCGCAGCTCTCCGCTGTGGTTCTCCATCGCCTGGCCACAGGAGAGGCTTTGTGA
- the rsmA gene encoding 16S rRNA (adenine(1518)-N(6)/adenine(1519)-N(6))-dimethyltransferase RsmA produces the protein MDRTDLPPLREVIARHGLSASKALGQNFLLDEQLLDRIAAIPGDLADAAVLEIGPGPGGLTRALLRAGARVSAIERDARCLPALAELEAAFPGQLRIIEGDALAIDHAELMSEPFAVVANLPYNIGTLLFTRWLTRPEWPPAWTSLTLMFQQEVARRVVAKPGSGEYGRLAVLSQWRAEAKLAMKVHRSAFTPPPKVMSAIVHCLPTEQPNDVAIATLERVTEAAFGQRRKMLRQSLKGVSGALAALETLGIDETRRAETLSVNDFVSVAREIGTI, from the coding sequence ATGGATCGGACCGACCTTCCCCCTCTTCGCGAAGTCATCGCGCGGCACGGTCTGTCCGCCTCGAAGGCGCTGGGACAGAACTTCCTGCTCGACGAGCAATTGCTGGATCGGATTGCCGCCATTCCCGGCGATCTCGCCGATGCGGCGGTGCTCGAAATCGGACCCGGTCCCGGTGGCCTCACCCGCGCGCTGCTGAGAGCTGGAGCCCGCGTTTCCGCGATCGAGCGCGATGCGAGGTGCCTCCCTGCCCTTGCCGAACTCGAAGCCGCGTTCCCGGGCCAGCTTCGCATCATCGAAGGCGACGCTCTAGCAATCGATCATGCCGAGCTGATGAGCGAACCCTTTGCAGTCGTTGCAAACCTGCCCTACAATATCGGGACGTTGCTGTTCACACGCTGGCTCACACGGCCCGAATGGCCGCCAGCCTGGACCAGCCTGACTCTCATGTTTCAGCAGGAAGTGGCGCGCCGCGTCGTCGCGAAGCCCGGGTCCGGCGAATACGGTCGGCTCGCCGTGCTTTCGCAATGGCGCGCCGAGGCGAAATTGGCGATGAAAGTTCACCGCAGCGCCTTTACGCCGCCACCCAAAGTGATGAGCGCTATTGTTCATTGTCTACCCACCGAGCAACCGAATGACGTCGCGATCGCTACGCTGGAGCGTGTGACGGAAGCCGCCTTCGGACAACGCCGCAAGATGCTCAGGCAGAGCTTGAAAGGCGTATCCGGCGCCCTCGCGGCTCTTGAAACACTCGGAATAGATGAAACCCGCCGCGCGGAGACGCTGTCGGTCAACGATTTCGTCTCCGTCGCGCGTGAAATCGGCACGATTTGA
- the pdxA gene encoding 4-hydroxythreonine-4-phosphate dehydrogenase PdxA, whose translation MATVIVSDGPPCLDGPDGAYRPGQPDRDGAAIASDSLKLATDLVKSGYCSALVTAPVSKANIAQIDPGFIGQTEFFADACGLDHHASVMMLAGPSLKTVPMTVHCAFADVPDLLTVELIVERCRIVARSLQVDFGIRDPHIAIAGLNPHAGEDGRMGSEEIEIIAPAIAQLRTEGVNASGPHPADTLFAPHKRGTYDVAIAMYHDQALVPLKALDFDEGVNVTLGLPIVRTSPDHGTAFDIAGKGIARPDAMIAAIRMAAEIAERRAAL comes from the coding sequence ATGGCGACCGTCATCGTGAGCGATGGGCCGCCCTGCCTCGACGGACCGGACGGCGCCTATCGCCCCGGCCAACCGGACCGCGATGGCGCCGCGATTGCATCGGATTCGCTCAAGCTCGCGACCGACCTCGTGAAGTCAGGCTATTGCAGCGCGCTCGTGACGGCTCCCGTGTCTAAAGCGAATATTGCGCAGATCGATCCCGGCTTCATCGGCCAGACCGAATTCTTTGCCGATGCCTGCGGTCTGGATCACCACGCATCGGTGATGATGCTTGCCGGGCCGAGCCTGAAAACCGTGCCCATGACGGTGCATTGTGCCTTTGCGGACGTTCCGGACCTGCTGACAGTGGAATTGATCGTCGAGCGTTGCAGGATCGTTGCGCGATCGTTGCAGGTCGATTTCGGCATACGAGACCCGCATATCGCCATCGCAGGCTTAAATCCCCATGCTGGCGAGGACGGGCGGATGGGTAGCGAGGAAATCGAGATCATCGCACCCGCCATCGCGCAATTGCGCACAGAAGGCGTGAACGCGAGCGGCCCGCATCCTGCCGACACGCTGTTCGCCCCGCACAAGCGCGGCACTTACGATGTCGCCATTGCGATGTATCACGATCAGGCGCTGGTGCCGCTGAAGGCGCTCGATTTCGACGAAGGCGTCAATGTCACCCTCGGCCTGCCGATCGTGCGCACATCGCCCGATCACGGCACGGCTTTCGACATCGCCGGCAAGGGTATCGCCCGGCCCGACGCCATGATTGCCGCCATTCGCATGGCCGCAGAGATTGCCGAGAGGCGCGCGGCGCTCTAG
- a CDS encoding peptidylprolyl isomerase — MTTVKSFATKAFRSTLVGVGAALIAGSLTSVAVHAQAQAGGSDAFNLPDDISFISTPANPNERRATARVNGSIITGTDVDHRVALIVAAQERELPAEEVARLRLQVLRNLIDETLQVQEAENLDIAVTDQEVQQSYERFAVEARGMSVSEMDAYLASIGSSPNSIKRQIRGELAWTNLLRRNVAPFVNVSEGEVTDLWTRLQESRGTAEYRLGEIFLSANTANREQVRANANEIISQLREGGSFVAYARQFSEASSRVVGGDLGWIQLQQLQQPQLEAAAAQMVPGQLVGPLEIPGGFSILLMIDQRQIGMADPRDAVLSLKQIAIGFPAGTTAAEAEARGAEFVAAVESMNGCGDADARAAAIGATTVNNDEIQVRQLPEALQSVLLQLNVGQVTPPFGDLQEGIRVLMLCGRDDPEETAGPSVEQIMAQLEDERINRRAQRYLRDLRRDAVIEYN; from the coding sequence ATGACAACCGTGAAATCTTTCGCCACCAAAGCCTTTCGCTCTACACTCGTCGGTGTTGGCGCCGCCCTCATCGCGGGCTCGCTCACCAGCGTCGCGGTGCACGCCCAAGCCCAGGCGGGGGGCAGCGATGCTTTCAACTTGCCGGACGACATTTCCTTCATCTCGACACCTGCCAATCCGAATGAGCGCCGCGCGACCGCGCGCGTCAATGGCAGCATCATCACCGGTACCGATGTCGATCACCGCGTGGCGTTGATCGTGGCCGCGCAGGAACGCGAACTGCCGGCCGAGGAAGTGGCAAGACTTCGCTTGCAGGTGCTGCGCAACCTCATCGACGAAACGCTGCAGGTGCAGGAGGCGGAGAATCTGGACATCGCCGTCACCGATCAGGAAGTGCAGCAATCCTACGAACGCTTCGCCGTCGAAGCGCGCGGGATGAGCGTTTCCGAGATGGACGCCTACCTCGCTTCGATCGGGTCTTCGCCCAATTCCATCAAGCGGCAGATCCGCGGAGAATTGGCGTGGACCAATCTGCTTCGCCGCAATGTCGCGCCCTTCGTGAACGTCTCCGAAGGCGAAGTGACCGATTTGTGGACTCGTCTGCAGGAATCGCGCGGCACGGCCGAATATCGCCTCGGCGAAATTTTCCTGTCGGCAAACACCGCCAACCGCGAACAGGTCCGCGCGAACGCCAACGAGATCATTTCACAGCTGCGCGAAGGCGGCAGCTTCGTTGCCTACGCCCGGCAGTTCTCCGAAGCGTCGAGCCGCGTCGTCGGCGGCGATCTCGGCTGGATCCAGTTGCAGCAATTGCAGCAGCCCCAGCTTGAAGCGGCCGCCGCGCAGATGGTCCCCGGGCAGCTGGTTGGCCCGCTCGAAATCCCGGGTGGTTTTTCCATCCTGTTGATGATCGACCAACGCCAGATCGGCATGGCCGATCCGCGCGATGCGGTGCTCAGCCTCAAGCAAATCGCCATCGGTTTTCCCGCAGGCACCACGGCCGCCGAAGCCGAAGCACGCGGCGCCGAATTCGTTGCGGCGGTGGAATCGATGAATGGGTGCGGCGATGCCGACGCCCGCGCCGCCGCTATCGGCGCGACGACAGTCAACAATGACGAGATCCAGGTACGCCAGTTGCCCGAGGCGTTGCAGAGCGTGTTGCTGCAGCTCAATGTCGGGCAGGTTACTCCGCCTTTCGGCGATCTGCAGGAAGGCATTCGCGTGCTGATGCTGTGCGGTCGGGACGATCCGGAAGAAACGGCCGGACCGAGCGTAGAGCAGATCATGGCGCAGTTGGAAGACGAGCGGATCAACCGCCGCGCCCAGCGTTATCTGCGCGACCTGCGCCGCGACGCGGTGATAGAGTATAACTAA